One genomic region from Methanocaldococcus fervens AG86 encodes:
- the thiI gene encoding tRNA uracil 4-sulfurtransferase ThiI, with translation MDILVRYGEIGLKSDPIRKNLEEILRKNIIKLLRKYEIDADVEILHRRLLVKVNTKDKEDLALKLLKKVSGIVSYSPVYECPLDINEIVNYGVQIMRKKLNTIGKEKVTFAVKTKRSNKRFPFTSVDVNKKVGEAVVEKLGLEVDLENPEIILGIEILMDRAYIFTEKYEGLGGLPAGSQGRVLCLVSDGIDSPVAAFMMIRRGCRDVLLHLKMSEEGLNKARRIAEVLSDYDTELEFVVYDYTNDIKDIVEKLKSIKKENYTCIFCKRRMLKVAEKYAKYLDCDAIVTGDNLGQVASQTLKNLRVISEGINYPILRPLIGLDKNDIVEIAKEIGTYEISTEKEIKCPYLPKHPKTIAKPEDIKKIKENVKLI, from the coding sequence ATGGATATATTGGTTAGATATGGAGAAATTGGATTGAAATCAGACCCAATTAGAAAAAATTTAGAGGAAATATTGAGAAAGAATATTATAAAATTGCTTAGAAAATATGAAATTGATGCAGATGTTGAAATCTTACATAGGAGATTATTAGTTAAGGTAAATACAAAGGATAAGGAAGATTTGGCATTAAAATTATTGAAAAAAGTTTCAGGTATTGTTTCCTACAGCCCAGTTTATGAATGCCCATTGGACATTAATGAGATTGTAAATTATGGAGTTCAAATTATGAGGAAAAAATTAAACACTATAGGCAAAGAGAAAGTAACATTTGCGGTTAAAACAAAGAGAAGTAATAAAAGATTTCCATTTACTTCAGTAGATGTAAATAAAAAGGTGGGGGAAGCTGTTGTAGAAAAGCTTGGATTGGAAGTTGATTTAGAAAATCCAGAAATTATTTTAGGAATAGAGATTTTGATGGATAGAGCTTACATATTTACAGAAAAATATGAAGGTCTTGGAGGATTGCCAGCAGGTAGTCAGGGGAGGGTTCTCTGCTTAGTGTCTGATGGTATAGATAGCCCAGTAGCTGCATTTATGATGATTAGGAGAGGGTGTAGGGATGTTTTATTACATTTGAAGATGAGTGAAGAGGGGTTAAATAAGGCTAGAAGAATTGCAGAGGTTTTAAGTGATTACGATACTGAGTTGGAGTTTGTTGTTTATGATTACACAAATGATATAAAAGATATCGTGGAAAAGCTAAAGAGCATTAAAAAAGAAAATTATACTTGCATATTCTGTAAGAGAAGGATGTTAAAGGTTGCTGAAAAGTATGCCAAATATTTAGATTGTGATGCCATAGTTACTGGAGATAATTTAGGGCAAGTAGCTTCTCAAACATTAAAGAATTTGAGAGTTATAAGTGAAGGGATAAATTACCCAATCTTAAGACCTTTAATTGGTTTGGATAAAAATGATATTGTGGAGATAGCTAAAGAGATCGGAACTTATGAAATATCAACAGAAAAAGAAATAAAATGCCCTTACCTTCCAAAACATCCAAAAACTATAGCTAAACCAGAGGATATTAAGAAAATAAAGGAAAATGTAAAACTTATTTAA
- a CDS encoding FeoA family protein: MYPLAFAKEGEEVVVKSINAGYGAVQRLSSMGINIRSKIKVVRNQNGPVIVSARGSNIAIGRGLAMKIIVERESDE; the protein is encoded by the coding sequence ATGTACCCATTGGCGTTTGCTAAAGAAGGAGAAGAAGTTGTTGTCAAAAGCATTAATGCTGGTTATGGAGCTGTGCAGAGACTTTCAAGTATGGGGATAAATATAAGGAGCAAAATAAAAGTTGTAAGAAATCAAAACGGTCCTGTGATAGTGTCAGCAAGGGGAAGTAATATAGCAATAGGTAGGGGCTTAGCAATGAAGATAATTGTTGAGAGGGAGAGTGATGAGTGA
- a CDS encoding cobalt-precorrin-8 methylmutase: MGAISKEGLDIANKSREIVRNKIKEVLGDEIKFNEKEMGIIERVVHATADPEYAKLLVFKNNPIEEGIKAIKEGKPIVVDVNMIKAGIRYNNVYCFISHPDVYEIAKKEGITRAVASMRLAKDYIDGGVVVIGNSPTALFEVIRLIKEECIKPKLVVGVPVGFVQASESKEALRKVEIPSISTIGPKGGTPVAVAIINGIIAYAKDKRA; encoded by the coding sequence ATGGGGGCTATTTCAAAAGAAGGATTGGATATAGCAAATAAATCAAGAGAAATTGTTAGGAATAAAATAAAAGAAGTTTTAGGGGATGAGATAAAATTTAATGAGAAGGAGATGGGAATTATTGAAAGGGTAGTTCATGCAACTGCAGACCCTGAGTATGCGAAACTTTTAGTTTTTAAAAATAATCCAATAGAAGAGGGAATTAAAGCTATAAAAGAAGGGAAGCCAATAGTTGTCGATGTGAATATGATTAAGGCTGGAATTAGATACAACAATGTTTATTGCTTTATAAGTCATCCAGATGTTTATGAAATTGCTAAAAAAGAAGGGATAACGAGGGCAGTAGCTTCAATGAGATTGGCTAAGGATTATATAGATGGAGGGGTTGTAGTTATAGGAAATTCACCAACCGCACTTTTTGAAGTTATAAGATTAATTAAAGAAGAATGTATAAAGCCAAAATTAGTTGTAGGCGTTCCAGTTGGATTTGTTCAAGCTTCGGAATCAAAAGAAGCTTTGAGAAAAGTAGAGATTCCAAGTATATCAACTATTGGCCCAAAAGGAGGAACGCCAGTGGCTGTTGCCATAATTAATGGAATTATCGCTTATGCAAAAGATAAAAGAGCTTAA
- a CDS encoding metal-dependent transcriptional regulator translates to MTQSIEDYLEKIYLFTKENNRPIKTTELAKLLDIKPSAVTNMAKKLQELGYVNYEPYVGITLTEKGEDKAKEVWDKHKTLRIFLEKFLGLDEKTASEEACKLEHALSDKTLKKLKDFMEKFKDKV, encoded by the coding sequence ATGACCCAAAGCATTGAAGATTACTTGGAAAAAATTTATTTATTTACTAAAGAAAATAATAGGCCCATAAAAACAACTGAATTGGCAAAATTATTAGATATAAAGCCATCAGCAGTAACAAACATGGCAAAAAAACTCCAAGAGTTGGGATATGTTAACTACGAACCATACGTTGGAATAACTTTAACAGAAAAAGGCGAAGATAAAGCTAAAGAAGTTTGGGACAAACATAAAACTCTTCGGATATTTTTAGAAAAATTCTTGGGGTTAGATGAAAAAACAGCTTCTGAAGAAGCATGTAAATTGGAACATGCATTGTCAGATAAAACCTTAAAAAAATTAAAAGATTTTATGGAAAAATTTAAAGATAAAGTTTAA
- the purB gene encoding adenylosuccinate lyase, whose translation MAVHPIDYRYGTPEMRRVWEEENKLEKMLKVEAALAKAQGELGLIPKEAAEEINRKASTKYVKLERVKEIEKQTRHDVVAMIRALAEVCEGNAGEYIHFGATSNDIVDTANSLLLKESIEIIEDKLKQLKDILLDKAEEHKYTVCIGRTHGQHAIPTTYGMRFALWAAEIDRHLERLKEAKKRICVSMITGAVGTMAAMGEKGLEVHKRVAEILGLEPVLISNQVIQRDRHAEFIALLALIAQTLNKIGVTVRSMQRTEIGELEEEFDPTKQTGSSTMPHKRNPITFEQICGLSRVIKSLCIAEMDNIPLWEERDLTNSSAERCIFAEVCVLTDHILTLAIKGIKKLKVNIENVEKNLNLTKGLIMAERIMIELAKRGMGRQTAHEVVRQCAMKAYEEKRHLKDVLLENEEVMKYLTKEELEELMDPKTYIGLAPKIVDEVIKTLRNK comes from the coding sequence ATGGCAGTACATCCAATTGACTATAGATATGGGACTCCTGAGATGAGAAGAGTTTGGGAAGAAGAAAATAAGTTAGAAAAAATGTTAAAAGTTGAAGCTGCATTGGCTAAAGCTCAAGGAGAACTTGGTTTAATACCAAAAGAAGCTGCTGAAGAAATTAATAGAAAGGCATCAACAAAATACGTGAAATTGGAGAGAGTTAAAGAAATTGAGAAACAAACAAGGCATGATGTTGTTGCAATGATTAGAGCTTTAGCTGAAGTTTGTGAAGGAAATGCTGGAGAATACATTCACTTTGGGGCAACATCAAACGATATTGTTGATACTGCCAACTCTTTATTATTAAAGGAATCAATTGAGATTATAGAGGATAAGTTAAAGCAATTAAAAGATATCTTATTAGATAAGGCTGAAGAGCATAAATACACCGTCTGTATTGGAAGAACTCATGGACAGCATGCAATTCCTACAACTTATGGAATGAGATTTGCTCTATGGGCGGCTGAAATTGATAGACATTTAGAAAGGTTGAAAGAAGCTAAAAAAAGGATTTGCGTTTCTATGATTACTGGAGCTGTTGGAACAATGGCGGCTATGGGAGAGAAAGGTTTAGAAGTGCATAAAAGAGTTGCAGAGATTTTGGGATTGGAACCAGTTTTAATTTCAAATCAAGTTATTCAAAGAGATAGACATGCTGAATTCATTGCTTTACTGGCTTTAATTGCTCAAACATTAAACAAGATTGGTGTTACTGTTAGAAGTATGCAAAGAACAGAGATTGGAGAGTTAGAGGAAGAGTTCGACCCAACAAAACAAACTGGTTCATCAACGATGCCTCATAAAAGAAATCCAATAACATTTGAACAAATTTGCGGTTTATCAAGGGTTATAAAATCTCTATGTATAGCCGAGATGGACAACATTCCGTTATGGGAAGAGAGAGATTTAACAAATTCATCAGCTGAGAGGTGCATATTTGCAGAGGTTTGCGTTTTAACAGATCATATCTTAACTTTGGCAATTAAAGGGATTAAAAAATTAAAAGTTAATATCGAAAACGTTGAGAAAAACTTAAACTTAACAAAAGGGCTTATAATGGCTGAGAGAATAATGATTGAATTAGCTAAGAGAGGAATGGGTAGGCAAACAGCACACGAAGTTGTTAGACAGTGTGCAATGAAGGCTTATGAAGAAAAGAGGCATTTAAAAGATGTTTTATTGGAAAATGAAGAAGTTATGAAATATTTAACAAAAGAAGAATTAGAAGAGCTCATGGATCCAAAAACATATATCGGCTTAGCTCCAAAAATTGTAGATGAAGTTATAAAAACATTGAGGAATAAATAA
- the feoB gene encoding ferrous iron transport protein B, whose product MSDKYEIALIGNPNVGKSTLFNALTGENVYIGNWPGVTVEKKEGEFEYNGKKFKVVDLPGVYSLTADSIDEIIARDYIINEKPDLVVNIADATALERNLYLTLQLMEMGANILLVLNKMDLANKLGMEIDINKLEKILGIKVVPISAVKKIGIEDLKKAILETVKNKKSAEIRYPHFEPYIKKIISILEKDEGLKKYNLRYLAIKLLENDKYVLDIVKNSSILGKLKPILDDMMKELSKKYGEAELGIVEERYKVIDKIVEEVVKKKSGKLTTTQMLDDVLTDEKVGILLLIPFLWMLFKFTFDVSGPFSAMIDYIFSFLAEVVKSSISNEFISSLLADGIISGVGAVLVFFPILAFLFFALSFLEDSGYMARIPFIADRFMNKFGLPGKAIIPLVMGFGCNVPAIMATRTMENEKDRILTILINPLMSCSARLPIYALFAGAFFSAYQGLVVLSMYALGVVLALIIAAIFRKFVFKTSPSYLIVELPSYQIPHLNIVLKNTWERVYSFLRKAGTIIVFGVILVWLLSVYGPSGYLGVEALENPQILANSYVAVIGKTLSPIFSPMGWDWKACSALLFGVVAKEVVVGSLAMLYGVGEEGLSNLIVNAFTPVSAYAYMAFCLIYLPCIATLAVIKQEIGWKWAIFALVYEVVLAYIVALTITVVGNLIF is encoded by the coding sequence ATGAGTGATAAATATGAGATAGCCTTAATTGGCAACCCGAACGTTGGTAAATCCACCTTATTTAATGCTTTAACTGGAGAAAATGTTTATATCGGCAATTGGCCAGGTGTAACTGTAGAGAAAAAAGAAGGGGAATTTGAATATAACGGAAAAAAATTTAAAGTTGTTGATTTACCTGGAGTTTATAGCTTAACAGCAGATTCCATTGATGAAATTATTGCAAGAGATTACATAATAAATGAAAAACCTGATTTGGTTGTTAATATAGCTGATGCTACCGCCTTAGAAAGGAATTTATATTTAACTTTACAGCTAATGGAAATGGGGGCTAATATATTACTGGTTTTAAATAAAATGGATTTAGCTAATAAGTTAGGAATGGAGATTGATATAAATAAATTAGAGAAGATTTTGGGGATTAAAGTAGTTCCAATATCGGCAGTTAAAAAGATTGGAATTGAGGATTTAAAAAAGGCAATATTAGAAACTGTAAAAAATAAAAAATCAGCTGAAATTAGGTATCCGCACTTTGAACCATACATTAAAAAGATAATCTCAATTTTAGAAAAGGATGAGGGTTTAAAAAAATATAATCTGAGATACTTGGCTATAAAACTACTTGAAAATGATAAATATGTGTTGGATATTGTAAAAAACAGCAGTATTTTGGGTAAATTGAAGCCAATTTTAGATGACATGATGAAAGAATTATCCAAAAAATATGGAGAGGCTGAATTGGGAATAGTTGAGGAGAGATACAAGGTTATTGATAAAATTGTTGAAGAGGTTGTTAAGAAAAAATCTGGTAAATTAACAACTACACAGATGCTTGATGATGTTTTGACTGATGAAAAAGTTGGGATTTTATTATTAATTCCATTTTTATGGATGTTATTTAAATTCACATTTGATGTTTCAGGACCATTTTCAGCCATGATTGATTATATATTCTCATTCTTAGCAGAGGTCGTAAAATCTTCCATATCTAATGAATTTATATCATCTTTATTAGCTGATGGTATTATCTCAGGAGTTGGGGCTGTTTTAGTATTTTTCCCAATACTGGCATTCTTGTTCTTTGCGTTATCCTTCTTAGAAGACAGTGGCTACATGGCAAGAATTCCATTCATAGCAGATAGGTTTATGAACAAATTTGGCTTGCCAGGAAAGGCGATTATTCCATTGGTTATGGGTTTTGGTTGTAATGTGCCTGCGATAATGGCTACAAGGACCATGGAGAATGAGAAAGATAGGATTTTAACTATATTAATAAATCCTTTAATGTCTTGCTCTGCAAGGTTGCCAATCTATGCTTTATTTGCTGGAGCATTTTTTTCAGCATATCAAGGGCTTGTAGTCCTAAGTATGTATGCACTTGGGGTAGTATTGGCTTTGATTATAGCTGCGATATTTAGAAAGTTTGTATTTAAAACATCTCCATCATATTTGATTGTTGAACTGCCTTCCTATCAAATTCCACATTTAAATATAGTCCTAAAAAATACCTGGGAGAGGGTTTATTCCTTTTTAAGAAAAGCTGGAACAATCATTGTATTTGGAGTTATATTGGTTTGGCTTCTTTCTGTTTATGGACCTTCTGGATATTTGGGCGTAGAAGCTTTGGAAAATCCTCAGATACTTGCCAACTCCTATGTTGCAGTTATTGGTAAAACCTTATCTCCAATATTCAGCCCAATGGGATGGGATTGGAAAGCTTGCTCCGCCCTGCTGTTTGGAGTTGTAGCTAAAGAAGTAGTAGTTGGAAGCTTGGCTATGCTCTATGGAGTTGGTGAAGAGGGCTTATCAAACTTAATTGTTAATGCATTTACTCCAGTTTCTGCCTATGCATACATGGCGTTCTGTTTAATTTACCTTCCTTGTATAGCAACATTAGCAGTTATAAAACAGGAGATTGGTTGGAAGTGGGCAATATTTGCCCTTGTTTATGAAGTGGTTTTAGCATACATTGTAGCTTTAACAATTACAGTTGTTGGAAATTTAATATTTTAG